The Caproicibacterium lactatifermentans genome contains a region encoding:
- a CDS encoding phosphoribosylformylglycinamidine synthase subunit PurQ: MAKTIETPEIVLAGSHMTLENLQAVWSGTLNSVFPSNAREVPVTHDIPLYTKRGGAASAVKAAKPRVFIPVFPGTNCEYDSAKAFEQAGAKVDVLVVRNLTPSAIEETIAAMAQAIAKCQIIMLPGGFSGGDEPDGSGKFIATTFRSPRVAEEVQRLLEQRDGLMLGICNGFQALIKLGLVPYGKITAPSEKAPTLTFNTLGRHVSRMVYTRVTSVKSPWFAAVEPGQVFTVPVSHGEGRFVANDEVLQTLIANGQVATQYVTPTGIPSGSIEWNPNGSVCAIEGITSPDGRILGKMGHSERRGTNLYKNVPGEKDQKLFESGVKYFE; the protein is encoded by the coding sequence TTTTCCCGAGCAACGCACGGGAAGTCCCAGTTACGCATGATATTCCGCTATACACCAAGCGCGGCGGCGCAGCGTCGGCTGTCAAGGCAGCGAAGCCCCGTGTATTCATTCCGGTGTTCCCGGGCACAAACTGCGAGTATGACAGCGCCAAAGCCTTTGAACAGGCGGGTGCCAAGGTGGACGTTCTGGTGGTACGGAACCTGACGCCTTCTGCGATTGAAGAAACGATTGCCGCTATGGCACAGGCGATTGCAAAGTGCCAGATTATCATGCTGCCGGGTGGATTCTCCGGCGGCGATGAGCCGGACGGTTCCGGCAAGTTTATCGCCACCACGTTCCGCAGCCCGCGTGTCGCGGAAGAAGTCCAGCGCCTGCTGGAGCAGCGGGACGGCCTGATGCTGGGCATCTGCAACGGTTTCCAGGCGCTAATTAAGCTGGGACTGGTGCCCTATGGGAAAATCACTGCGCCAAGCGAAAAGGCACCGACGCTGACCTTCAACACACTGGGCCGCCATGTTTCCCGCATGGTGTACACGCGTGTGACCAGTGTCAAATCCCCGTGGTTTGCGGCAGTGGAGCCGGGGCAGGTCTTTACGGTGCCGGTGTCCCACGGTGAGGGCCGCTTTGTCGCCAACGATGAAGTGCTGCAAACCCTGATTGCCAACGGCCAGGTTGCAACCCAGTATGTCACGCCGACGGGCATTCCCAGCGGCAGCATTGAGTGGAACCCCAACGGCTCCGTTTGTGCCATTGAGGGCATCACGAGTCCCGACGGCCGTATCCTTGGCAAGATGGGCCATAGTGAACGCCGCGGCACCAATCTGTATAAGAATGTTCCCGGCGAGAAGGACCAAAAATTGTTTGAATCGGGTGTAAAGTACTTTGAATAA
- the alr gene encoding alanine racemase, with protein sequence MNNSLKRTWAEIDLDAAAHNYQSIRAAMRPGVKMCCVVKADAYGHGAEQLAHLYERLGAQWLAVSNLEEAIQIRACGVGLPILILGYTPPTQAKELSRLNIAQAVLSEKYAQELNAAAENAGVTVKAHIKLDTGMSRIGFLYQDPKRDADSLQQVVRVCALPHLQPEGIFTHFAAADEGADGEEFTHRQNASFTDGIHKLEQAGVRFAVRHCDNSAGLMDYPQFQLDMCRPGVILYGMMPSDKVRTQLDLQRVMRLKSVVSLVKTLPAGTPVSYGCTYRTQREMRVATVPVGYADGYPRMLSGRADVLIHGRRAHSLGRICMDQMMVDVTDIPNVQEEDPVTLIGSDGKECITADELASLVGTINYEITCGISKRVPRIYYKNGRAVAEMNLICGN encoded by the coding sequence TTGAATAATTCCCTGAAGCGTACCTGGGCAGAAATTGACCTGGATGCAGCGGCTCACAACTATCAGTCTATCCGCGCAGCCATGCGCCCCGGCGTAAAAATGTGCTGTGTGGTGAAGGCGGACGCGTATGGCCACGGCGCCGAACAGCTGGCGCACCTGTATGAGCGTTTGGGTGCGCAGTGGCTGGCAGTTTCTAATCTGGAGGAAGCTATCCAGATACGCGCCTGCGGGGTAGGACTGCCTATCCTGATTTTAGGCTATACGCCGCCGACACAGGCAAAAGAGCTTTCTCGGCTCAACATCGCACAGGCTGTGCTTTCTGAAAAATATGCGCAGGAACTGAACGCGGCGGCGGAAAATGCCGGCGTAACCGTGAAAGCGCACATTAAGCTGGACACCGGCATGAGCCGCATCGGCTTCCTTTATCAGGACCCGAAACGAGATGCAGATTCCCTGCAGCAGGTTGTGCGTGTCTGTGCACTGCCACACCTGCAGCCGGAAGGCATTTTCACTCATTTTGCAGCTGCAGATGAGGGGGCAGACGGCGAAGAATTTACACATCGGCAGAATGCCAGCTTTACTGACGGCATTCATAAGCTGGAGCAGGCCGGGGTTCGGTTTGCTGTTCGGCATTGTGACAACTCCGCAGGTTTAATGGATTATCCACAGTTTCAGCTGGATATGTGCCGCCCGGGCGTCATTCTGTATGGCATGATGCCCTCTGATAAAGTGCGCACCCAGCTGGACCTGCAGCGTGTCATGCGGCTGAAGAGCGTGGTTTCGCTGGTAAAAACACTGCCTGCCGGTACGCCTGTCAGCTATGGCTGTACGTACCGCACACAGCGGGAAATGCGTGTGGCTACCGTTCCAGTCGGCTATGCGGACGGTTATCCGCGTATGCTTTCCGGCAGGGCAGATGTGCTGATTCATGGCAGACGTGCTCATAGTTTGGGCCGTATCTGCATGGACCAGATGATGGTGGACGTTACGGATATTCCAAATGTGCAGGAAGAGGACCCGGTTACCCTGATTGGCTCGGACGGCAAGGAGTGCATTACGGCGGATGAGCTGGCCAGTCTGGTGGGTACCATCAATTACGAAATTACCTGCGGCATTAGTAAGCGGGTACCGCGCATTTACTATAAAAACGGCCGTGCCGTTGCAGAAATGAATCTTATCTGCGGAAACTAA
- a CDS encoding carbon starvation protein A, whose translation MVSFFVALALLVVGYLTYSKVVDKVFQPHQSPTPCQAHPDGVDFVPMSTPRAFLVELLNIAGLGPIFGALAGSLWGPVVYLWIVFGTIFAGGVHDFLSGTLSMRQDGASISEVVGRYLGKGMLQVMRVFSVILLVLIGATFTTGPAGLFAELTPNTLTTKFWVVVLLIYYFLATMFPVDKIIGKIYPIFGAILIAMCVGVMGGVFAGGYPIQELTLANQHPAKTPIWSMMFVTVACGACSGFHSTQAPIVGRCIDDERKNRKIFYGAMVAEGVIALIWATVGVAFYGGTKGLYDAGLALHNNQSVMVYNIGKGLLGPVGVILTVIGVGICPITSADTAFRSARLTIADWFHIDQKSIPARLKISIPLFAVGALLTQLDFSVIWRYFSYSNQTLAMIVLWTGAAYLCKWKPGTMYSLVAAIPATFMSAVTATYLFMAPECLHLSTAIAYPAGIIFAIFCVILYIVKGVIPNMKPTDRLTGTPA comes from the coding sequence ATGGTTTCTTTTTTTGTGGCACTGGCTCTGCTGGTTGTCGGCTACCTTACATACAGTAAAGTTGTCGATAAAGTTTTTCAGCCGCACCAATCGCCCACTCCATGCCAAGCACATCCGGATGGTGTTGATTTTGTTCCTATGAGCACCCCGCGTGCGTTTTTGGTCGAACTGCTGAATATAGCAGGTCTTGGCCCTATTTTCGGCGCTTTGGCGGGTTCCCTATGGGGACCGGTGGTGTACCTTTGGATTGTGTTTGGCACAATTTTCGCCGGCGGTGTGCACGACTTTTTAAGCGGCACACTATCTATGCGGCAGGACGGCGCCTCCATTTCGGAAGTTGTCGGCCGGTACCTTGGCAAAGGAATGCTGCAGGTCATGCGTGTGTTCTCCGTTATCCTGCTGGTTCTCATTGGTGCCACATTTACTACCGGCCCAGCCGGCCTGTTTGCGGAACTGACACCGAACACACTGACTACGAAGTTCTGGGTTGTTGTTCTGCTGATTTATTATTTTCTGGCGACGATGTTCCCGGTAGATAAAATTATCGGGAAGATTTACCCGATTTTTGGTGCCATTCTCATTGCCATGTGCGTGGGCGTTATGGGCGGTGTTTTTGCCGGCGGCTATCCAATTCAGGAATTGACGCTGGCGAATCAGCACCCGGCAAAAACACCTATCTGGTCCATGATGTTTGTCACTGTGGCGTGCGGCGCGTGCTCCGGCTTCCACTCCACACAGGCACCAATCGTTGGCCGCTGCATTGACGACGAGCGCAAAAACCGTAAAATTTTCTACGGCGCCATGGTCGCTGAGGGCGTTATTGCGCTTATCTGGGCAACTGTTGGTGTTGCGTTCTACGGCGGCACAAAGGGACTGTATGATGCCGGCCTGGCTCTGCACAACAACCAGTCCGTTATGGTTTATAACATCGGCAAAGGTCTGCTGGGCCCAGTCGGTGTTATCCTGACGGTTATCGGCGTTGGCATCTGCCCAATCACTTCTGCAGATACCGCTTTCCGCAGCGCACGTTTGACAATCGCTGACTGGTTCCATATTGACCAGAAGAGCATTCCGGCTCGTCTGAAGATTTCCATTCCGCTGTTTGCAGTAGGCGCACTGCTTACACAGCTGGACTTTTCCGTTATTTGGCGCTACTTTTCCTATTCCAACCAGACGCTGGCCATGATTGTCCTTTGGACCGGCGCAGCGTATCTGTGCAAGTGGAAACCAGGTACTATGTATTCTCTGGTCGCAGCCATTCCGGCAACCTTTATGTCCGCGGTCACCGCTACTTATTTGTTTATGGCACCGGAATGCCTGCATCTTTCGACCGCGATTGCTTATCCGGCCGGAATTATCTTCGCGATTTTCTGTGTCATCCTTTACATTGTAAAGGGTGTTATTCCGAATATGAAACCGACTGACCGCCTCACCGGTACGCCGGCATAA
- a CDS encoding ABC transporter ATP-binding protein: protein MLQIQDLTKRFGTKTAVGHLNLTVEPGDIYGFIGQNGAGKTTTIRAVVGVMPFDAGEIRIDGHSVREEPVLCKSVTAYIPDNPDLYEYLTGIQYLDFIGDIFRVPADRRQKRIRKYSSLLGLTPVLGDLISSYSHGMKQKLAVLSTFLHTPKLLVLDEPFVGLDPEASYHLKAMMHELCAGGSAIFFSTHVLEVAEKLCNKIAILKDGKLIASGKTEDVRGNSSLEDVFLEVVGHES from the coding sequence ATGCTGCAAATTCAAGACCTGACAAAACGCTTTGGCACAAAAACGGCGGTGGGCCACCTGAACTTGACGGTGGAACCGGGCGATATTTATGGCTTTATCGGCCAAAACGGTGCCGGCAAAACAACGACTATCCGCGCGGTGGTGGGCGTCATGCCCTTCGATGCGGGCGAAATTCGGATTGACGGCCACTCTGTACGGGAAGAACCGGTCCTATGCAAATCCGTAACTGCCTATATTCCGGACAATCCGGACCTGTACGAGTATTTGACCGGCATTCAGTATCTGGATTTTATCGGGGATATTTTTCGTGTGCCCGCCGACCGGCGGCAGAAACGCATTCGAAAGTACAGCAGTTTACTGGGGCTGACGCCGGTACTTGGGGATCTTATCTCCTCTTATTCCCACGGCATGAAGCAAAAACTGGCCGTACTGTCCACTTTTCTGCACACACCGAAACTGCTGGTACTAGACGAACCGTTTGTCGGATTGGACCCGGAAGCCTCCTATCACCTAAAGGCCATGATGCACGAGCTGTGTGCCGGCGGCAGTGCCATTTTCTTTTCCACTCATGTACTGGAAGTTGCCGAAAAGCTCTGCAACAAAATTGCCATTCTGAAGGACGGAAAATTGATAGCCAGTGGCAAAACCGAAGACGTACGCGGAAACAGCAGTTTGGAGGATGTCTTCCTGGAGGTGGTCGGCCATGAATCATAA
- the mgtA gene encoding magnesium-translocating P-type ATPase, with protein sequence MKKKLELRTASTKTHTVSERLLYAVQHTPAEACCQLHSTPHGLTEEQAAQSREDYGSNIVTHGKKTPLLLRIVKSFADPFTGILLLLVIVSAVTDIILPPPGQKNPATVIIILSIILLSGIIRFVQETRSGNAAEKLSEMIRTTTCVERSDTGSREIPLDEVAVGDIVHLSAGDMIPADIRITAAKDLFVSQSALTGESEPVEKYVCQTNEKGTVTDNPNAALMGTTVISGAARGIVCAVGNQTMLGSMAKELSAKPPKTSFEKGIDSVSWILIRFMLVMVPIVLFINGFTKGNWMSALLFAISVAVGLTPEMLPMLVTTCLASGALSMSKKKVIIKNLNSIQDLGSIDILCTDKTGTLTQDKVALEYNLNLEGKEDARVLRHGFLNSYYQTGLKNLMDLAIIDRTRELEATTPLLNGISDSYIKVDEIPFDFDRRRMSVVVANKSGKTQMITKGAVEEMLSVSSYAEYKGQVIPLTEDIKEMVRGKVGELNNAGMRVIAVAQKTNPSPVGAFSVQDESGMVLIGYLAFLDPPKETAAKAICALQKYGVQVKVLTGDNDKVTRCICRKVGISADRILLGEELEQMTDDDLKRRAENTSIFAKLSPTQKARIVRVLREDGHTVGYMGDGINDAAAMKAADVGISVDTAVDIAKESANVILLEKDLMILEEGILEGRRTYGNMMKYIKMSSSSNFGNIFSVLAASAFLPFLPMRPEHLLLLNLLYDITCIAIPWDNVDREFLAKPRKWDASSIGRFMVWMGPTSSVFDIATYLVLYFILCPAVCGGQSYRAITDPAMRALFVSVFQTGWFVESMWTQTSVIHMIRTPKIPFIQSCASRPLLLMTACGIGLVTLLPFTPLHSFLGFTPLPGAYFPWLLLFVAAYMVLATAAKKLYIRRYGELL encoded by the coding sequence ATGAAAAAGAAATTGGAACTCCGCACCGCATCGACAAAAACACATACCGTCAGCGAGCGGCTCCTATACGCCGTGCAGCACACCCCGGCAGAAGCCTGCTGTCAGCTGCACTCCACCCCACACGGCCTGACCGAAGAGCAGGCCGCCCAGTCCCGGGAAGATTACGGCAGCAACATTGTTACCCACGGCAAAAAGACGCCGCTGCTGCTGCGCATTGTTAAATCTTTCGCGGACCCGTTTACGGGCATCCTTTTGCTGCTGGTAATTGTTTCTGCCGTAACGGATATTATTCTGCCACCACCCGGACAGAAAAATCCGGCAACCGTCATTATTATTCTGTCCATTATCCTGCTTTCCGGCATCATCCGCTTTGTGCAGGAAACGCGCAGCGGCAACGCCGCCGAAAAACTGTCCGAAATGATTCGCACCACTACCTGTGTGGAACGTTCTGACACCGGCAGCCGTGAAATCCCGCTGGACGAAGTAGCGGTTGGTGATATTGTTCACCTGAGCGCCGGCGATATGATTCCAGCAGATATCCGCATTACTGCCGCCAAAGACCTGTTCGTCAGCCAGTCCGCTCTGACTGGTGAAAGCGAACCAGTGGAAAAATATGTGTGCCAAACAAACGAAAAGGGAACGGTTACCGACAATCCCAACGCCGCCCTAATGGGCACCACTGTCATCAGCGGTGCCGCACGCGGTATTGTGTGCGCCGTCGGCAATCAAACCATGCTGGGAAGCATGGCAAAGGAACTTTCCGCAAAACCGCCCAAAACGAGTTTTGAAAAAGGCATCGACTCGGTTTCTTGGATTCTCATTCGCTTTATGCTGGTCATGGTACCCATTGTATTGTTTATCAATGGCTTTACAAAAGGCAACTGGATGAGCGCCCTGTTGTTTGCTATCTCGGTTGCCGTGGGCCTGACACCGGAAATGCTGCCCATGCTGGTGACCACCTGCCTTGCAAGCGGCGCCTTGTCTATGTCCAAAAAGAAAGTCATCATTAAAAACCTAAATTCCATTCAGGACCTCGGCTCCATAGACATTCTCTGCACCGATAAAACCGGCACCCTGACACAGGACAAAGTCGCCCTGGAATACAATCTGAACCTGGAAGGAAAAGAGGATGCGCGCGTCCTGCGGCACGGTTTTTTAAACAGCTACTATCAGACCGGTCTGAAAAACCTAATGGACCTGGCCATCATTGACCGCACCCGTGAACTGGAAGCTACCACGCCCCTGCTGAACGGCATTTCCGACAGCTATATCAAAGTGGACGAAATTCCCTTTGACTTTGACCGCCGCCGCATGAGTGTTGTAGTTGCCAACAAAAGCGGTAAAACACAAATGATTACCAAGGGTGCCGTAGAAGAAATGCTTTCTGTTTCTTCTTATGCGGAATATAAGGGACAGGTCATTCCGCTGACCGAAGATATAAAGGAAATGGTGCGCGGCAAAGTCGGCGAATTGAACAACGCGGGAATGCGCGTGATTGCGGTTGCACAGAAAACCAACCCTTCTCCGGTCGGCGCTTTCTCTGTACAGGACGAAAGCGGCATGGTGCTGATTGGTTACCTCGCTTTTCTGGACCCGCCGAAGGAAACCGCCGCTAAAGCCATTTGTGCCCTGCAGAAATATGGTGTGCAGGTCAAGGTTCTGACCGGTGACAACGACAAAGTCACCCGCTGCATCTGCCGCAAGGTCGGAATTTCGGCAGACCGTATTCTGCTGGGTGAGGAACTGGAGCAAATGACCGATGACGACCTGAAGCGGCGTGCCGAAAACACCTCCATTTTTGCGAAGCTTTCCCCTACCCAAAAGGCCCGCATTGTGCGCGTCCTGCGGGAGGACGGCCACACCGTTGGCTATATGGGTGACGGCATCAATGATGCCGCCGCTATGAAAGCCGCAGACGTTGGCATTTCAGTCGATACCGCTGTGGATATTGCAAAAGAAAGTGCCAACGTCATTCTGCTGGAAAAAGACCTGATGATTCTGGAAGAAGGAATTCTGGAGGGCCGCCGGACCTACGGCAACATGATGAAATACATCAAGATGTCCTCCTCCTCCAACTTTGGCAATATTTTTTCCGTGCTGGCTGCCAGTGCTTTCCTTCCGTTTCTGCCCATGCGTCCGGAGCATCTGCTGCTTCTGAACCTGCTGTATGACATTACCTGTATTGCAATTCCATGGGACAATGTAGACCGTGAGTTCTTAGCAAAGCCGCGCAAATGGGACGCCTCCTCGATTGGCCGCTTTATGGTTTGGATGGGACCGACCAGCTCGGTCTTTGATATCGCGACCTACCTTGTGCTGTACTTTATCCTTTGTCCAGCGGTCTGCGGTGGGCAGTCTTACCGCGCCATTACAGACCCCGCCATGCGTGCCCTGTTTGTTTCGGTCTTTCAGACAGGCTGGTTTGTGGAATCCATGTGGACACAGACGTCCGTTATCCACATGATTCGCACACCGAAAATTCCGTTTATTCAAAGCTGTGCCTCACGTCCACTGCTGCTGATGACCGCCTGCGGCATTGGGCTGGTTACCCTGCTCCCCTTCACACCGCTGCATTCGTTTCTCGGCTTTACGCCGCTGCCGGGTGCCTATTTCCCGTGGCTGCTTTTGTTCGTCGCAGCCTATATGGTACTAGCTACCGCGGCAAAGAAACTGTATATCCGCCGGTACGGTGAACTATTATAA
- the pta gene encoding phosphate acetyltransferase: protein MLEKMIETLKANPRRIVFTEGPDPRILTAASRLKKEGFLTPVLIGNPDKVNASAKKASLDIDGIEIVDIDTFPDFEKMVARMVELRRGKMDEATCRANLKKSNYFGTMYVKMGYADALLGGATYSTADTVRPALQLIKCKPGHKIVTSCFVLDRPDGKGGEEAYAMGDCAINIEPNADDLVEIAQGTVETARLFGIDPKVAMLSYSTKGSGKGESVDKMRTATEKLLATNPDFPADGELQFDAAVVPEVASLKAPGSKISGKANVYIFPDIDAGNIAYKMVQRLGGFEAMGPILGGLNAPINDLSRGCNAEEVYKMAIITAAQL from the coding sequence ATGCTTGAAAAAATGATTGAAACGCTGAAAGCAAATCCGCGCCGCATTGTCTTTACAGAAGGCCCGGACCCCCGTATTCTGACAGCTGCCAGCCGCCTGAAAAAGGAAGGCTTCCTAACTCCGGTGCTTATCGGCAACCCGGACAAAGTAAATGCCTCCGCAAAAAAGGCCAGCCTGGACATTGACGGCATTGAAATCGTCGATATCGACACATTCCCGGACTTTGAAAAAATGGTGGCACGGATGGTCGAACTGCGCCGCGGCAAAATGGATGAGGCTACCTGCCGCGCCAATCTGAAAAAGTCCAACTACTTCGGCACCATGTACGTAAAAATGGGCTATGCGGACGCTCTGCTGGGCGGCGCAACCTATTCCACCGCTGACACCGTGCGCCCGGCCCTGCAGCTTATCAAATGCAAGCCCGGCCACAAAATCGTAACCAGCTGCTTCGTTCTGGACCGTCCGGACGGCAAAGGCGGAGAAGAAGCCTATGCCATGGGCGACTGCGCCATCAACATCGAACCGAACGCTGACGACCTGGTGGAAATTGCGCAGGGCACTGTAGAAACTGCCCGCCTGTTCGGCATTGATCCGAAGGTTGCTATGCTGTCCTACAGCACAAAGGGTTCCGGCAAGGGCGAAAGCGTTGACAAAATGCGCACTGCTACCGAAAAGCTGCTGGCTACCAACCCCGACTTCCCGGCTGACGGCGAGCTGCAGTTCGACGCCGCTGTTGTTCCGGAAGTTGCTTCCCTGAAGGCTCCCGGTTCCAAAATTTCCGGCAAAGCAAACGTTTATATCTTCCCGGACATCGACGCCGGCAATATTGCCTATAAGATGGTTCAGCGTCTTGGCGGTTTTGAAGCAATGGGCCCAATCCTCGGCGGCCTGAACGCACCAATCAACGACCTCTCCCGCGGCTGCAATGCTGAGGAAGTTTACAAAATGGCAATTATCACCGCAGCCCAGCTGTAA
- a CDS encoding LacI family DNA-binding transcriptional regulator: MSTLSIRDIAKMAGVSVTTVSRVLNNYPDVSEGTKRRVQRVIAECDYQPNNAARNLKRTHSNAVGLLMEGSATPFITDLSDIIEAEINAHGYTLVPHRVTNGVSGVDTAVQLVMEKRLKGLIICGGYFIHSLEQLKRLPVPAVFCTTTLSGIDHSTYSSVHVDDRQAAMEAVNYLVSIGHRDIAILGGIENDSGGVSGQRLSGYYDALKQHHIPLDPTLVRYGGLFTMQRGYDATCELLSGSRQPSAVFCVADSLAVGACKAIFNAGLRVPQDISVMGFDGTDMARFYEPSICTVRQPKESIAKKTVEVLISLMEKKGPNRHIIFPTEIVTGGSCASPGNSVKSHQ, encoded by the coding sequence ATGAGTACACTGAGTATCAGAGATATTGCAAAAATGGCCGGTGTGTCAGTTACCACTGTATCCCGCGTCCTAAATAATTACCCGGACGTAAGCGAGGGAACAAAGCGGCGTGTACAGCGTGTCATTGCGGAATGTGACTACCAGCCGAACAATGCGGCCCGCAACCTGAAACGCACCCACAGCAATGCGGTCGGGCTGCTGATGGAAGGCAGCGCTACCCCATTTATTACGGACCTTTCCGACATTATAGAAGCAGAAATCAATGCGCACGGCTACACATTGGTACCACATCGTGTAACCAATGGCGTCAGCGGGGTGGATACGGCAGTACAGTTGGTTATGGAAAAGCGGCTGAAGGGCTTGATTATCTGCGGCGGCTATTTTATCCATTCGCTGGAGCAGCTGAAGCGCCTGCCGGTACCAGCGGTTTTCTGCACCACAACCCTCAGCGGCATTGACCACAGCACTTATTCCAGCGTGCACGTTGACGACCGGCAGGCCGCCATGGAGGCAGTCAATTATCTGGTTTCCATCGGGCACCGCGATATTGCAATCCTTGGCGGCATAGAGAACGATTCCGGCGGTGTTTCCGGCCAACGTCTAAGCGGTTACTATGATGCTCTGAAACAGCACCATATTCCACTGGACCCGACACTGGTGCGTTACGGTGGCCTGTTTACCATGCAGCGCGGCTATGATGCCACCTGTGAACTGCTGTCCGGCAGCCGGCAGCCCAGTGCTGTTTTCTGTGTGGCGGACTCACTGGCAGTGGGTGCCTGCAAGGCAATCTTCAATGCGGGCCTGCGTGTACCGCAGGATATTTCTGTTATGGGCTTCGATGGCACCGACATGGCCCGATTCTATGAGCCTTCCATTTGTACCGTGCGCCAGCCAAAAGAAAGCATTGCGAAAAAGACGGTGGAAGTTCTGATTAGTCTAATGGAGAAAAAAGGGCCGAACCGCCATATCATTTTTCCAACTGAAATCGTTACCGGAGGTTCCTGTGCATCTCCTGGGAATTCGGTGAAAAGTCATCAGTAA
- a CDS encoding ABC transporter substrate-binding protein, translating to MRKSAKRIFAAVLAASLAAVSFAGCGESTSSSAAGGAASGASTAAGAGKGQVYYLNFKPEQADQFSAIAKAYTEKTGVQVKVQTAASGTYEQTLKSEMAKSDAPTIFICNGPVGYKTWGSYCADLTNADMTKHLTDNSLALKDGSKVVGLPLAVEGYGIIYNQAIMDKYFKLDGAKAKSVDEINNFAKLKAVVEDMTAKKSKLGIKGVFASTSLKSGEDWRWQTHLANVPITHELQDSNINVNSSVKEIQFKYANEYKNIFDLYLNNSVTDKKMLGSKSVGDSTGEFALGQAAMMQNGNWVWSDIGKVDGNVVDKNDVKFLPIYTGHSGEEKQGLCIGTENFACINNKASAADQKASQDFLNWLYTGEGMDYVTKNATDGGLGFIAPYDTFKGKSPDDPLAKQVSEWQNKSGIKTVPWDFTCFPSQNFKNKFGADLLSYAQGQKSWDDVKSDVVKTWKTEAAASTQS from the coding sequence ATGAGAAAGAGTGCAAAACGGATTTTTGCAGCGGTTCTGGCGGCTTCTCTGGCAGCCGTTTCCTTCGCCGGTTGCGGCGAAAGCACAAGTTCCTCTGCAGCGGGCGGCGCAGCGTCTGGTGCCTCCACAGCAGCGGGGGCCGGCAAAGGGCAGGTTTATTACCTAAACTTTAAGCCGGAGCAGGCGGATCAGTTCAGCGCCATTGCAAAGGCCTACACCGAAAAAACCGGCGTGCAGGTAAAGGTACAGACAGCAGCATCCGGTACTTATGAGCAGACGCTGAAATCCGAAATGGCCAAGAGCGACGCACCGACCATTTTCATCTGCAACGGTCCGGTTGGCTACAAAACATGGGGCAGCTACTGTGCCGACCTTACCAATGCTGATATGACAAAGCACCTGACCGACAACTCCCTTGCACTAAAGGACGGCAGCAAGGTTGTTGGCCTGCCGCTGGCAGTAGAAGGCTATGGCATCATTTATAATCAGGCAATTATGGACAAATACTTTAAGCTTGACGGTGCCAAGGCCAAGAGCGTGGACGAAATCAACAACTTTGCAAAGCTCAAGGCTGTGGTTGAGGACATGACCGCGAAGAAGAGCAAGCTGGGCATTAAGGGCGTGTTTGCAAGCACTTCCCTGAAGAGCGGCGAAGATTGGCGCTGGCAGACACATCTGGCCAACGTACCGATTACCCATGAACTGCAGGATTCCAACATCAATGTGAACTCCAGCGTGAAAGAGATCCAGTTTAAGTATGCCAACGAATACAAAAACATCTTCGACCTCTACCTCAACAACTCTGTCACAGATAAGAAAATGCTGGGCAGCAAGAGCGTCGGCGATTCCACCGGTGAATTCGCACTTGGCCAGGCAGCCATGATGCAGAACGGCAACTGGGTATGGAGCGACATCGGCAAGGTGGACGGCAATGTGGTAGATAAGAACGACGTCAAGTTCCTGCCTATCTACACCGGCCATAGCGGTGAGGAAAAACAGGGCTTGTGCATCGGCACAGAAAACTTTGCCTGCATCAACAACAAGGCTTCCGCAGCTGACCAGAAGGCCTCTCAGGACTTCCTCAACTGGCTGTACACAGGCGAAGGCATGGACTATGTAACCAAGAACGCTACTGACGGCGGCCTCGGCTTCATTGCTCCATACGATACCTTTAAAGGCAAGTCCCCAGATGATCCGCTGGCAAAACAGGTTTCCGAGTGGCAGAACAAGTCCGGCATAAAGACCGTTCCGTGGGATTTCACCTGCTTCCCGAGCCAGAACTTTAAGAACAAGTTCGGCGCAGACCTGCTTTCCTATGCACAGGGCCAGAAATCTTGGGACGACGTGAAGAGTGACGTTGTAAAGACATGGAAGACAGAAGCGGCGGCCTCCACGCAGAGCTGA